The following proteins come from a genomic window of Bactrocera tryoni isolate S06 chromosome 1, CSIRO_BtryS06_freeze2, whole genome shotgun sequence:
- the LOC120766793 gene encoding probable cytochrome P450 313a4, with the protein MSALISIETLIITAVLLLLYASWRLRQKQKYYRNVTSKLPTIGGLPFIGQSYHLFNAETLLGKISARFESMKTSTACIWMATTPYVLTIDPEVVKLVTTAPEFLSKARDLYTHFDNGVFNGIIVSPVHKWKTSRKAISPFLAHTNILGLFPYFNENAVSVKNKLERLAGLGEQDIYTSIKECGLQLSLLTIMGVKIEEGSVKCKELLTAFTDLFDHMSKTIVLNAFGLGFLSNTPHYKRTVKYLQALVRTLIKENLAENVESETISYFEENRHSMIHLALKALEKKVFSKKDVEIECFTMLAASYETSVSAAYTCLVMLAMHPETQERVLQEIRSVFPDGITTVEYDDLKKFPYLDMVISESLRLVPPITILGREVEKDTELCPGVILPKDAQVYIPIYILHTCKEIWGPDAHCFNPDNFLPENIEKRHPYSYMLFSKGPRNCIGFRYAEITLRIMLIHLVRNLKFSTSTKFEDIILIPKVTMTYKN; encoded by the exons ATGAGTGCTTTAATTAGTATAGAAACGCTAATTATAACGGCAGTTCTTCTCTTACTCTACGCCAGTTGGCGCTTGCGCCAAAAGCAGAAATACTATCGCAATGTAACTTCAAAGTTGCCCACCATTGGTGGTCTACCGTTTATTGGGCAATCCTATCATTTGTTTAATGCCGAGA CATTGCTCGGTAAAATCAGTGCCCGCTTTGAGAGCATGAAGACATCGACGGCTTGCATATGGATGGCAACAACGCCATACGTGCTTACCATCGATCCCGAGGTCGTCAAACTCGTCACAACCGCGCCTGAGTTCCTCAGCAAAGCCAGGGATTTGTATACACACTTTGATAACGGTGTATTCAATGGCATCATTGTAAGTCCAG TACATAAATGGAAAACCAGTCGCAAGGCTATCAGTCCTTTCCTTGCACATACTAATATTTTGGGTTTGTTTCCTTACTTCAATGAGAATGCAGTCAGTGTGAAGAACAAGCTTGAAAGATTGGCTGGGCTAGGTGAACAAGATATTTATACAAGTATCAAAGAATGTGGCCTACAGCTGAGTCttc taACTATTATGGGTGTAAAGATAGAAGAAGGCAGTGTGAAGTGCAAGGAACTCCTTACGGCATTTACTGA CCTTTTTGATCACATGTCCAAAACCATCGTACTCAATGCGTTTGGCCTAGGCTTTCTATCTAATACTCCACATTATAAAAGAACAGTTAAATACTTGCAAGCGTTAGTTCGAACT CTGATAAAGGAAAATCTTGCAGAAAATGTTGAGTCGGAGACCATAAGCTATTTTGAAGAGAACAGACACTCGATGATTCATTTGGCGCTAAAAGCACTGGAGAAGAAAGTATTTAGCAAAAAGGATGTGGAAATTGAGTGTTTCACAATGCTAGCTGCG TCTTACGAGACCTCCGTTAGTGCGGCATACACTTGTCTGGTGATGTTGGCAATGCATCCTGAAACACAGGAACGTGTTTTGCAAGAGATTCGCTCTGTGTTTCCAGATGGAATTACAACCGTTGAGTATgacgatttgaagaaatttcccTATTTGGATATGGTCATATCGGAATCATTGCGTTTAGTACCACCAATAACAATACTAGGACGGGAAGTTGAAAAAGACACCGAACTCTGTCCCGGTGTAATATTGCCCAAAGACGCACAAGTTTATATACCAATTTACATATTGCATACGTGTAAGGAAATTTGGGGTCCAGACGCACACTGTTTCAATCCAGACAACTTTTTACCCGAGAACATTGAAAAGCGTCACCCGTATTCTTACATGTTGTTCTCGAAGGGCCCACGCAACTGTATTG GCTTTCGTTATGCTGAAATCACATTACGTATCATGTTGATCCATTTGGTACGTaatctgaaattttccacatcTACTAAATTTGAGGATATCATTTTAATACCAAAAGTTACAATGACTTATAAAAATTAA
- the LOC120766804 gene encoding probable cytochrome P450 313a4 isoform X1 — protein sequence MSILSGMETLIITAVILLLTASCRLYQKRKYYRGVTSKLPTFYGIPFIGGLYQMLDVNKILHNFSVGFDKINALTGCTWVATTPYVVTVDPKVIKHVVSSSEFLNKAEGLYKHFQNDVFNGLIITPAKKWKADRKIISPFVAHNNIVAWLPAFNENSISLKNKLERLAGQGEQDIYTIIKECRLQLSLLTIMGLNLEENKDSHREIIEAFNIFFDHMGKDLLFGLFGVAFLSRTPHYYRVRKYLKELVQSLTKKHLAQQLQSEAMNNVVEDKQSMVDITVKAMRQGLFSEKKVVVEGFTMLAASYETSAVVLYNCLLMLAMHPEIQERVFQEIRSVFPNEVISVEYEDLKKLPYLDMFFSEALRLAPPISFFARKTVQDSEICPGVILPKGAQIAISIYELHRRKEIWGPDASRFNPDNFLPENIVKRHPYSYMPFSKGARNCLGFRYAEISLRIAVIHAVRSLKFSTTFKYEDIVHVPHISLRYKVQPPLSIEVRAN from the exons ATGAGTATCTTAAGTGGAATGGAAACGCTGATTATAACGGCAGTTATTCTGTTACTCACTGCCAGTTGTCGTTTGTATCAGAAGCGAAAATACTATCGCGGTGTCACCTCTAAGTTGCCCACCTTTTACGGTATTCCTTTTATTGGAGGACTTTATCAAATGCTTGATGTAAATA AAATACTTCATAATTTTAGTGTCGGCTTCGACAAGATAAATGCTTTAACCGGTTGCACATGGGTAGCGACAACGCCGTACGTGGTGACCGTCGATCCTAAGGTTATCAAGCATGTCGTGTCCTCTTCTGAATTCCTTAACAAAGCCGAAGGACTATATAAACACTTTCAGAACGATGTATTTAATGGACTCATCATTACTCCAG CAAAAAAATGGAAAGCCGATCGTAAGATTATAAGCCCCTTCGTTGCGCATAATAATATCGTTGCCTGGCTTCCTGCCTTCAATGAGAATTCAATTAGTTTAAAGAATAAGCTTGAAAGATTGGCTGGACAGGGTGAACAGGACATTTATACAATTATCAAAGAATGTCGTTTACAACTAAGTCTTT TAACTATTATGGGCTTGAACTTGGAAGAAAATAAGGACAGTCACAGGGAAATTATAGAAGCATTTAACAT atttttcgaTCACATGGGAAAGGACCTTTTGTTCGGTTTGTTCGGTGTAGCTTTTCTATCCCGAACTCCACACTACTACAGAGTTCGTAAATACCTCAAGGAATTAGTACAATCT CTCACTAAAAAACACCTTGCACAACAACTTCAGTCGGAGGCCATGAACAATGTCGTAGAAGACAAACAATCGATGGTTGATATAACTGTAAAGGCCATGCGTCAGGGATTATTTAGTGAAAAAAAAGTAGTTGTGGAAGGCTTCACAATGTTGGCTGCG TCCTACGAGACCTCTGCTGTTGTGTTATACAATTGTCTGCTGATGTTGGCTATGCATCCCGAAATACAAGAGCGCGTCTTCCAAGAGATACGCTCTGTGTTTCCGAACGAAGTTATATCCGTAGAATATGAGGACCTGAAGAAACTTCCCTATTTGGATATGTTTTTTTCGGAAGCATTGCGTTTAGCTCCACCCATATCGTTTTTTGCACGAAAAACCGTCCAAGACAGCGAAATCTGTCCAGGCGTAATACTACCCAAAGGTGCGCAAATTGCTATATCAATTTACGAATTGCATAGGCGCAAGGAAATTTGGGGTCCGGACGCAAGTCGTTTCAATCCGGATAACTTTTTGCCCGAGAACATTGTAAAGCGGCATCCATATTCATACATGCCTTTCTCGAAAGGCGCACGGAACTGTTTAG gCTTTCGTTATGCTGAAATTTCGTTACGTATCGCAGTGATACATGCAGTgcgaagtttaaaattttccacaacTTTTAAATATGAAGATATCGTTCATGTGCCACATATTTCACTGCGTTATAAAGTCCAACCGCCATTGAGCATAGAGGTCAGAGCAAACTAA
- the LOC120766293 gene encoding probable cytochrome P450 313a4 produces MSALISIETLIITAVLLLLYASWRLRQKQKYYRNVTSKLPTIGGLPFIGQSYHLFNVDTLLGKISAGFESMKTSTACIWMATTPYVLTIDPEIIKHVTTSPEFLNKARDLYTHFDNGVLNGIIVSPVNKWKTNRKAISPFLAHTNILGLFPYFNENAVSVKNKLERLAGLGEQDIYTSIKECGLQLSLLTIMGVKIEEDSVKYKELLTAFTDFLDHMSKTIVLNSFGLGFLSNTPHYKRTVKYLQALVRTLIKENLAENVESEAISYFEENRYSMIHLALKALQKKVFSKKDVEIECFTMLAASYETSVTVSHPILSHSN; encoded by the exons ATGAGTGCTTTAATTAGTATAGAAACGCTAATTATAACGGCAGTTCTTCTCTTACTCTACGCCAGTTGGCGCTTGCGCCAAAAGCAAAAATACTATCGCAATGTAACTTCAAAGTTGCCTACCATTGGTGGTCTACCGTTTATTGGGCAATCCTATCATTTGTTTAATGTGGATA CATTGCTCGGTAAAATCAGTGCCGGCTTTGAGAGCATGAAGACATCGACGGCTTGCATATGGATGGCAACAACGCCATACGTGCTTACCATCGATCCTGAAATTATCAAGCATGTCACCACCTCGCCTGAGTTCCTCAACAAAGCCAGAGATTTGTATACACACTTTGATAATGGTGTACTCAATGGCATCATCGTAAGTCCAG taaataaatggaaaacaaaTCGCAAGGCTATCAGTCCTTTCCTTGCACATACTAATATTTTGGGTTTGTTTCCTTACTTCAATGAGAATGCAGTCAGTGTGAAGAACAAGCTTGAAAGATTGGCTGGGCTAGGTGAACAAGATATTTATACAAGTATCAAAGAATGTGGCCTACAGCTGAGTCTTC taACTATTATGGGTGTAAAGATAGAAGAAGACAGTGTGAAGTACAAGGAACTCCTTACGGCATTTACTGA CTTTCTAGATCACATGTCCAAAACCATCGTACTCAATTCGTTTGGCCTAGGCTTTCTATCCAATACTCCACATTATAAAAGAACAGTTAAATACTTGCAAGCGTTAGTCCGAACC CTGATAAAGGAAAATCTTGCTGAAAATGTTGAGTCAGAGGCCATAAGCTATTTTGAAGAGAACAGATACTCGATGATTCATTTGGCGCTAAAAGCACTGCAGAAGAAAGTATTTAGCAAAAAGGATGTGGAAATTGAGTGTTTCACAATGTTGGCTGCG TCTTACGAGACCTCCGTTA CTGTTTCACACCCGATTTTATCGCATAGCAATTAA
- the LOC120766804 gene encoding probable cytochrome P450 313a4 isoform X2, whose amino-acid sequence MSILSGMETLIITAVILLLTASCRLYQKRKYYRGVTSKLPTFYGIPFIGGLYQMLDVNKILHNFSVGFDKINALTGCTWVATTPYVVTVDPKVIKHVVSSSEFLNKAEGLYKHFQNDVFNGLIITPVTIMGLNLEENKDSHREIIEAFNIFFDHMGKDLLFGLFGVAFLSRTPHYYRVRKYLKELVQSLTKKHLAQQLQSEAMNNVVEDKQSMVDITVKAMRQGLFSEKKVVVEGFTMLAASYETSAVVLYNCLLMLAMHPEIQERVFQEIRSVFPNEVISVEYEDLKKLPYLDMFFSEALRLAPPISFFARKTVQDSEICPGVILPKGAQIAISIYELHRRKEIWGPDASRFNPDNFLPENIVKRHPYSYMPFSKGARNCLGFRYAEISLRIAVIHAVRSLKFSTTFKYEDIVHVPHISLRYKVQPPLSIEVRAN is encoded by the exons ATGAGTATCTTAAGTGGAATGGAAACGCTGATTATAACGGCAGTTATTCTGTTACTCACTGCCAGTTGTCGTTTGTATCAGAAGCGAAAATACTATCGCGGTGTCACCTCTAAGTTGCCCACCTTTTACGGTATTCCTTTTATTGGAGGACTTTATCAAATGCTTGATGTAAATA AAATACTTCATAATTTTAGTGTCGGCTTCGACAAGATAAATGCTTTAACCGGTTGCACATGGGTAGCGACAACGCCGTACGTGGTGACCGTCGATCCTAAGGTTATCAAGCATGTCGTGTCCTCTTCTGAATTCCTTAACAAAGCCGAAGGACTATATAAACACTTTCAGAACGATGTATTTAATGGACTCATCATTACTCCAG TAACTATTATGGGCTTGAACTTGGAAGAAAATAAGGACAGTCACAGGGAAATTATAGAAGCATTTAACAT atttttcgaTCACATGGGAAAGGACCTTTTGTTCGGTTTGTTCGGTGTAGCTTTTCTATCCCGAACTCCACACTACTACAGAGTTCGTAAATACCTCAAGGAATTAGTACAATCT CTCACTAAAAAACACCTTGCACAACAACTTCAGTCGGAGGCCATGAACAATGTCGTAGAAGACAAACAATCGATGGTTGATATAACTGTAAAGGCCATGCGTCAGGGATTATTTAGTGAAAAAAAAGTAGTTGTGGAAGGCTTCACAATGTTGGCTGCG TCCTACGAGACCTCTGCTGTTGTGTTATACAATTGTCTGCTGATGTTGGCTATGCATCCCGAAATACAAGAGCGCGTCTTCCAAGAGATACGCTCTGTGTTTCCGAACGAAGTTATATCCGTAGAATATGAGGACCTGAAGAAACTTCCCTATTTGGATATGTTTTTTTCGGAAGCATTGCGTTTAGCTCCACCCATATCGTTTTTTGCACGAAAAACCGTCCAAGACAGCGAAATCTGTCCAGGCGTAATACTACCCAAAGGTGCGCAAATTGCTATATCAATTTACGAATTGCATAGGCGCAAGGAAATTTGGGGTCCGGACGCAAGTCGTTTCAATCCGGATAACTTTTTGCCCGAGAACATTGTAAAGCGGCATCCATATTCATACATGCCTTTCTCGAAAGGCGCACGGAACTGTTTAG gCTTTCGTTATGCTGAAATTTCGTTACGTATCGCAGTGATACATGCAGTgcgaagtttaaaattttccacaacTTTTAAATATGAAGATATCGTTCATGTGCCACATATTTCACTGCGTTATAAAGTCCAACCGCCATTGAGCATAGAGGTCAGAGCAAACTAA